The following are from one region of the Corylus avellana chromosome ca1, CavTom2PMs-1.0 genome:
- the LOC132190281 gene encoding dual specificity protein phosphatase 1, with the protein MDQFDESIKNQIASLLRVINLTRCFKEDNVPCEIEEGLFLGSVGAANNKNALKSLNITHILTVASSLSPAHPNDFVYKVINVTDREDTDIKQYFNESFNFIDEAKRLGGVLVHCFVGKSRSVTIVVAYLMKKHGMSLSQALEHVKNRRALAAPNSGFISQLKDLEKSLQDEKNTS; encoded by the exons GAGTCCATCAAGAACCAAATAGCGTCCCTTCTGCGAGTTATTAACTTAACAAGATGCTTTAAAGAGGACAATGTTCCATGCGAAATTGAAGAG GGTCTTTTCTTGGGTTCTGTCGGAGCTGCAAATAACAAGAATGCACTGAAAAGCTTGAATATCACACACATATTGACTGTGGCTAGTTCATTGTCACCTGCACATCCAAATGATTTTGTATATAAAGTCATTAATG TCACTGACAGAGAAGACACAGATATAAAACAGTACTTCAATGAGTCTTTCAATTTCATTGATGAAGCTAAAAGATTGGGTGGAGTGTTGGTCCATTGCTTTGTGGGAAAATCCAGAAG TGTGACCATAGTTGTTGCCTATCTGATGAAAAAGCATGGAATGAGCCTATCTCAAGCACTGGAACATGTGAAGAACAGACGGGCTCTGGCAGCTCCTAATTCTGGCTTTATATCGCAACTAAAGGACTTGGAAAAATCTCTTCAAG ATGAGAAGAATACAAGTTGA
- the LOC132167769 gene encoding transcription factor MUTE gives MSHIAVERNRRRQMNEHLKVLRSLTPCFYIKRGDQASIIGGVIEFIKELHQVLQSLESKKRRKSVSPSPGPSPRPVVVQPSCQVVDHSNFGFEHVKELGACCNSPVADIEAKISGSNVVLKIISRRIPGQIAKIISVLERLSFDVLHLNISSMEDTVLYSFVIKIGLECQLSVEELALEVQRSFCSDTIYANEI, from the exons ATGTCTCACATAGCTGTCGAGAGAAACCGGAGAAGACAGATGAACGAGCATCTCAAGGTTTTACGGTCCTTAACCCCGTGCTTTTATATCAAAAGG ggAGATCAAGCATCAATAATAGGGGGTGTAATAGAATTTATAAAGGAGCTGCACCAAGTTCTTCAATCCTTGGAATCcaagaaaagaaggaagagtGTAAGCCCTAGCCCTGGTCCTAGCCCAAGGCCAGTAGTGGTGCAGCCAAGTTGTCAAGTGGTTGACCATAGCAACTTTGGGTTTGAACATGTTAAGGAACTAGGAGCATGCTGCAACTCTCCTGTTGCAGATATAGAAGCAAAGATCTCAGGGTCGAATGTTGTGTTGAAAATCATCTCACGGCGAATACCTGGTCAAATCGCCAAGATAATCAGTGTGTTGGAAAGGCTTTCATTCGATGTTCTTCATCTCAATATCAGTAGCATGGAGGATACTGTTCTATACTCATTTGTCATTAAG ATAGGGCTTGAATGTCAGCTGAGTGTGGAGGAACTAGCACTTGAAGTTCAACGAAGTTTCTGCTCAGACACCATTTATGCAAATgagatttag